A region of Desulfomicrobium escambiense DSM 10707 DNA encodes the following proteins:
- a CDS encoding ATP-binding protein has protein sequence MKPYARISLKNKIFVSILAVILIISVTIALLARWILISGLTKELEQRGVAVAHSIAERGGGLVLDKNYPELLNLIFDEARLRERQHLINYIFVLDRGGQVLSHTFTVPFPEPLSTANPIAEGSVHSVRLVAVGSLTSYDIAVPMNEGLYRIGTVHVGLSKEHIDKLVAKLRFMFLGFISAVIIIIFYVSHRISRYITSPISRLTNISDELSRGNFDVHLDLGEGLDWAVTNCPAYKDTNMPCWHFDEQGRKSRKAEGKTGQVCATCLFYRKREGDEVIQLADSFMSMVWSIRLYRKRLQESEMKYRSLFDSGPDPIFVVDCDTELILDANPRTEELYEYAKDELLGLSFTRLGHEQVKECLSYLEDGRSNTGCVYYPKVLHYKKGERPFYVNMHACPISYGGKRAMIVAVTDITEMMEKDAQLVQAAKMKTLGEMSAGIAHEINQPLNAIKMGSEYLNLLIEQNREVSVSQIRDMATEISQQVDRATDIINNLRAFGKKSGLVMERVDMNEPIRGVLSIIGRQFSIQRITIRLELGDDLPVIKGHNNRLQQVFFNLLNNARDAIQEKMESEPGMWGDILVRTYARDGRVYASFSDNGPGIEDSVRNKIFEPFFTTKQTGKGMGLGLAITYGIVRDYGGTITIDSRPGEGTTFVLSFPCAEGLQTPEPKAGRPQPLPAQTSRIPE, from the coding sequence ATGAAGCCCTATGCGCGCATCTCCCTCAAGAACAAGATTTTCGTTTCCATCTTGGCCGTCATCCTCATCATCAGCGTGACCATCGCCCTGCTGGCCCGCTGGATCCTCATCTCCGGCCTGACCAAGGAGCTGGAGCAGCGCGGCGTGGCCGTGGCCCACTCCATCGCCGAGCGCGGCGGCGGGCTGGTCCTGGACAAGAACTACCCGGAACTGCTGAACCTGATCTTCGATGAGGCGCGCCTGCGGGAGCGCCAGCACCTCATCAACTACATTTTTGTCCTGGACCGGGGCGGGCAGGTGCTGTCCCACACCTTCACCGTGCCGTTCCCGGAACCCCTGAGCACCGCAAACCCCATCGCCGAGGGTAGCGTGCACAGCGTGCGCCTCGTAGCCGTCGGCTCCCTGACGTCCTACGACATAGCCGTGCCCATGAACGAGGGCCTGTACCGCATCGGCACCGTGCACGTGGGTCTGAGCAAGGAGCACATCGACAAGCTCGTGGCCAAGCTCAGGTTCATGTTCCTGGGCTTCATTTCGGCCGTCATCATCATCATCTTCTATGTCAGCCACCGCATCTCGCGCTACATCACGAGCCCTATCTCGCGGCTGACCAACATCTCCGACGAGCTGAGCCGCGGCAATTTCGACGTGCATCTGGACCTGGGCGAGGGCCTGGACTGGGCCGTGACCAACTGTCCGGCCTACAAGGACACGAACATGCCGTGCTGGCATTTCGACGAGCAGGGCCGCAAGTCGCGCAAGGCCGAGGGCAAGACGGGGCAGGTCTGCGCCACCTGCCTCTTCTATCGCAAGCGCGAGGGCGACGAGGTCATCCAGCTGGCCGATTCCTTCATGAGCATGGTCTGGTCCATCCGGCTCTACCGCAAGCGCCTGCAGGAGTCGGAGATGAAGTACCGCTCCCTGTTCGACTCCGGCCCCGACCCCATTTTCGTCGTGGACTGCGACACGGAGCTCATCCTCGACGCCAACCCGCGCACCGAGGAACTGTACGAGTACGCCAAGGACGAACTCCTTGGGCTGTCCTTCACCAGACTCGGCCACGAGCAGGTCAAGGAGTGCCTGTCCTACCTGGAGGACGGCCGCTCCAACACCGGCTGCGTCTATTACCCGAAGGTCCTGCACTACAAGAAGGGCGAGCGGCCCTTCTACGTCAACATGCACGCCTGCCCCATCAGTTACGGTGGCAAGCGGGCCATGATCGTGGCCGTGACGGACATCACCGAGATGATGGAGAAGGACGCGCAACTGGTGCAGGCCGCCAAGATGAAGACTCTGGGCGAGATGAGCGCCGGCATCGCCCACGAGATCAACCAGCCCCTCAATGCCATCAAGATGGGCAGCGAGTACCTGAACCTGCTCATCGAACAGAATCGCGAGGTCAGCGTGTCCCAGATCAGGGACATGGCCACGGAAATCAGCCAGCAGGTGGACCGGGCCACGGACATCATCAACAACCTGCGCGCCTTCGGCAAGAAGTCGGGCCTGGTCATGGAGCGGGTGGACATGAACGAGCCCATCCGCGGCGTGCTGTCCATCATCGGCCGCCAGTTCTCCATCCAGCGCATCACCATCCGCCTGGAACTCGGCGACGACCTGCCCGTCATCAAGGGGCACAACAACCGCCTGCAGCAGGTTTTCTTCAACCTGCTCAACAACGCGCGCGACGCCATCCAGGAGAAGATGGAGTCCGAGCCCGGCATGTGGGGCGACATCCTCGTGCGCACCTACGCCCGCGACGGCAGGGTCTACGCGTCTTTCTCGGACAACGGGCCGGGCATCGAGGATTCGGTGCGCAACAAGATCTTCGAACCCTTCTTCACCACGAAGCAGACCGGCAAGGGCATGGGCCTCGGCCTGGCCATCACCTACGGCATCGTCCGCGACTACGGTGGCACCATCACCATTGACAGTCGGCCGGGAGAGGGTACGACGTTCGTGCTCAGCTTCCCGTGCGCCGAGGGGCTTCAGACGCCCGAACCAAAAGCAGGCCGGCCGCAGCCGCTCCCGGCCCAAACCAGCAGGATACCCGAATGA
- a CDS encoding response regulator — MTQEKILVIDDEKATLKMFRLFLDVYGFDILTAESGEEGLDVFERERPDIVLTDIKMPGMDGIEVLQEIKRRSPATEVIVITGHGDMDLAIQALNLDAADFINKPIQRQSLEQGLSRARERLKLAKSRQNEVRTRPHGRALVVEIQGSVSSHSEPYLREAYAKAKEAGSGRMVLHFDPNTSVNGAGIAILTQLVLESEKDGMEIVMAGLSENFRKVFGIVGLSRMVQIFDTLDQACA; from the coding sequence ATGACCCAAGAAAAAATCCTGGTTATCGACGACGAGAAGGCGACCCTCAAAATGTTCCGGCTCTTCCTGGACGTCTACGGCTTCGACATCCTGACGGCGGAATCGGGCGAGGAGGGCCTCGACGTCTTCGAACGAGAGCGGCCGGACATCGTCCTGACGGACATCAAGATGCCGGGCATGGACGGCATCGAGGTACTGCAGGAGATCAAGCGGCGGTCGCCCGCCACGGAGGTCATCGTCATCACGGGCCACGGCGACATGGATCTGGCCATCCAGGCCCTGAACCTCGACGCCGCGGACTTCATCAACAAGCCCATTCAGCGCCAGAGTCTGGAGCAGGGCCTGTCCCGCGCCCGCGAGCGCCTCAAGCTGGCCAAGAGCCGGCAGAACGAGGTCCGCACCAGGCCTCACGGCCGGGCGCTGGTGGTCGAGATCCAGGGCAGCGTCAGCTCCCACAGCGAGCCCTACCTGCGCGAAGCCTACGCCAAGGCCAAGGAGGCGGGGAGCGGGCGCATGGTGCTGCATTTCGACCCCAACACCTCGGTCAACGGCGCGGGGATCGCCATCCTGACCCAGTTGGTCCTGGAGAGCGAGAAGGACGGCATGGAGATCGTCATGGCCGGGCTTTCCGAGAACTTCCGCAAGGTTTTCGGCATCGTGGGCCTGAGCCGCATGGTGCAGATCTTCGACACCCTGGACCAGGCCTGCGCCTAG
- a CDS encoding peroxiredoxin family protein → MTVFIRLIFCLLLAFPAAALAAPPEVGQTMPALTLPVPQDQAGQEMLGVQGKTSFTLADLPGELVFIEVIGVYCPQCVKQSPGFKSLFNRLNKGKTKGRVAMLALAAGGNDAEIRQLAATGQYLFPIVSDPDYAAHKVLGEPLTPFTIICRPGGEVLYTHLGIVEDVDGLYQQIKALLDKG, encoded by the coding sequence ATGACCGTCTTCATCCGCCTGATTTTCTGCCTGCTGCTGGCCTTTCCGGCCGCCGCCCTGGCCGCCCCGCCTGAAGTCGGTCAGACCATGCCCGCCCTGACCCTGCCCGTGCCCCAGGACCAGGCCGGTCAGGAAATGCTCGGGGTGCAGGGCAAGACCTCCTTCACCCTGGCCGACCTGCCGGGCGAACTCGTCTTCATCGAGGTCATCGGCGTCTATTGCCCCCAGTGCGTCAAGCAGTCGCCGGGCTTCAAGTCGCTTTTCAACCGCCTGAACAAGGGCAAGACCAAGGGGCGCGTGGCCATGTTGGCCCTGGCCGCCGGCGGGAACGACGCCGAGATCCGGCAGTTGGCCGCCACGGGGCAGTACCTGTTCCCCATCGTCAGCGACCCCGACTACGCGGCGCACAAGGTGCTGGGCGAGCCCCTGACGCCCTTCACCATCATCTGCAGGCCCGGCGGCGAGGTCCTCTACACCCATCTGGGCATCGTCGAGGACGTCGATGGCCTCTACCAGCAGATCAAGGCCCTGCTCGACAAGGGGTAG
- a CDS encoding rhodanese-like domain-containing protein yields the protein MTGASRPEGDIDRARYQFRILSDTAAELSGVRYPHKILESFALSAQGGVGARGSFAAILGAGGFELLAHSSLSRNLTPEYAAVLRSHLDALEGERSAPYFVPSLQGALCPGRCELLLVCPLDEGKDGVLGLEANLAGRPYDENDRQLVASLGTLFQTSLRFSLFAARVELLNAELTKRNDTLDRQIFHLSALRELSREIIRVDMAEVMDSLLLTILGHFVRPRGILALHDRGTGAILTSAKGGSEPPNLTAAEVDRLFFLCLAGAREKRLEPLRVEPVERLEAVSELPLGFAPDRAFIFMLRENLYGVLLLGRSLDPTTEAEDELLQAFVSQGVMHLKNADSFATISALNEDLARQNEELRATIAELTRARDRISVLEAAGRRIASVVHSKAQSLERVRAVDFLLILLLGLGLALAFNTHNPRGIPLVEPPGVEVESISRERALALVAEEDALLVDARPREFFERETAPGAVNVPAQLFDLVYMMQMASEDPQRPIVVFGRSVSRRYDLTVARRFLGRDHERVYIVTDVRPRDLHGGAK from the coding sequence ATGACAGGCGCTTCCCGGCCGGAAGGCGACATAGACCGCGCCAGGTACCAGTTCAGAATCCTTTCGGATACGGCCGCGGAACTGAGCGGGGTCAGGTATCCGCACAAGATCCTTGAATCCTTCGCGCTCTCGGCTCAGGGCGGGGTCGGGGCGCGCGGCTCTTTCGCGGCCATTCTCGGGGCGGGCGGGTTCGAGCTGCTGGCCCATTCCAGCCTCTCCAGAAACCTCACCCCCGAATACGCCGCGGTGCTGCGCAGCCATCTCGACGCCCTGGAAGGGGAGCGCAGCGCGCCGTATTTCGTGCCCTCGTTGCAGGGCGCGCTCTGCCCCGGGCGCTGCGAATTGCTTCTGGTCTGCCCCCTGGACGAAGGCAAGGACGGCGTCCTGGGCCTGGAAGCCAATCTGGCCGGGCGACCCTACGACGAGAACGACCGCCAGCTCGTGGCCAGCCTGGGCACCCTTTTCCAGACCAGCCTGCGTTTCTCCCTCTTCGCCGCTCGTGTCGAACTGCTCAACGCCGAACTGACCAAGCGCAACGACACCCTCGACCGTCAGATCTTCCACCTGAGCGCATTGCGCGAACTCTCCCGGGAGATCATCCGCGTGGACATGGCCGAGGTCATGGATTCCCTGCTGCTGACCATCCTCGGCCATTTCGTCCGTCCGCGTGGGATTCTGGCCCTTCACGACAGAGGGACGGGCGCGATCCTGACGAGCGCCAAGGGTGGGAGCGAACCGCCGAACCTGACCGCGGCCGAGGTCGATCGCCTCTTTTTCCTGTGCCTGGCCGGAGCCCGCGAGAAGCGGCTCGAACCCCTGCGGGTCGAACCCGTGGAGCGGCTTGAGGCCGTGTCGGAACTGCCCCTCGGCTTTGCACCGGACCGCGCCTTCATCTTCATGCTGCGCGAAAACCTCTACGGCGTCCTGCTGCTGGGACGAAGCCTCGACCCGACGACGGAAGCAGAGGACGAACTGCTGCAGGCCTTCGTGTCCCAGGGCGTCATGCATCTCAAGAACGCCGATTCCTTCGCCACGATCAGCGCCCTGAACGAGGACCTGGCGCGCCAGAACGAGGAACTGCGCGCCACCATCGCCGAACTGACCCGCGCCCGGGACCGCATCAGCGTGCTTGAGGCAGCCGGCCGGCGCATCGCGTCGGTGGTGCACAGCAAGGCCCAAAGCCTCGAACGCGTGCGGGCCGTCGATTTTCTGCTCATCCTGCTGCTCGGTCTCGGCCTGGCCCTGGCCTTCAACACGCACAACCCCCGCGGCATCCCCCTGGTGGAGCCGCCCGGAGTCGAGGTCGAGTCCATCTCCAGGGAAAGGGCCCTGGCCCTTGTGGCCGAGGAGGACGCCCTCCTGGTGGACGCGCGGCCGCGCGAGTTCTTCGAGCGTGAAACCGCTCCCGGCGCCGTCAACGTCCCGGCGCAGCTTTTCGACCTGGTCTACATGATGCAGATGGCGTCCGAGGACCCGCAGCGCCCCATCGTGGTCTTCGGCCGCAGCGTCAGCCGGCGTTACGACCTCACGGTTGCCCGCAGATTCCTGGGCCGCGACCACGAGCGGGTCTATATCGTCACGGACGTCCGGCCCCGCGATCTGCACGGAGGGGCGAAATGA
- a CDS encoding MauE/DoxX family redox-associated membrane protein, protein MNRRFLNLVTHPGLALALRLYLAGVFIYASLYKINFPAEFADNIAGYLIVPHWLVNPLAVFMPWLELVSGLFLLAGVRVRAASLIISGMLAMFTVAVVVALLQDTPINCGCFQSVGEAISWWTVLRDLVWLGMSVHVYRYDRLVHMDRLFMVKPEELGL, encoded by the coding sequence ATGAACCGGCGTTTCCTGAACCTGGTGACGCACCCCGGCCTGGCCCTGGCCCTGCGTCTCTATCTGGCGGGGGTCTTCATTTACGCCAGCCTGTACAAGATCAATTTTCCGGCGGAGTTCGCCGACAACATCGCCGGCTATCTCATCGTGCCGCACTGGCTGGTCAACCCTCTGGCCGTGTTCATGCCGTGGCTCGAACTCGTCAGCGGTCTTTTTCTGCTGGCCGGGGTGCGGGTGCGGGCCGCGAGCCTGATCATTTCCGGCATGCTGGCCATGTTCACCGTGGCCGTCGTCGTGGCCCTGCTTCAGGATACGCCCATCAACTGCGGCTGTTTCCAGAGCGTGGGCGAGGCCATTTCCTGGTGGACAGTGCTGCGGGACCTCGTCTGGCTCGGCATGTCCGTCCACGTCTACCGTTACGACCGGCTGGTGCATATGGATCGCCTGTTCATGGTCAAACCCGAGGAGCTTGGACTGTGA
- the mobA gene encoding molybdenum cofactor guanylyltransferase, with product MYGLVLAGGQSSRLGQDKTHVVHEGRTLLVRSAELLRRHMPEVYVSCRHPERVPAPWPVIVDETERIGPAGGIMTALKRLGGPIFALACDLPFMEDSFVTRLLEAREARPAGALVTAWRLMDSDFFENLVAIYEPGALPLLEAGVRDGHYKLGRLIPAEQRHCLSYTEEERRFFFNVNYPDDLRLLRDTPGRP from the coding sequence ATGTACGGATTGGTGCTCGCCGGGGGACAATCCTCCCGGCTCGGACAGGACAAGACCCATGTGGTCCACGAAGGGCGGACCCTGCTGGTGCGCTCGGCGGAGCTGCTGCGGCGGCACATGCCGGAAGTCTACGTCTCCTGCCGCCACCCGGAGCGTGTTCCGGCGCCGTGGCCCGTCATCGTCGACGAGACGGAACGCATCGGCCCGGCCGGCGGGATCATGACGGCCCTGAAAAGACTGGGCGGCCCGATCTTCGCCCTGGCCTGCGACCTGCCCTTCATGGAGGACAGCTTCGTCACCCGCCTGCTGGAAGCCAGGGAGGCGCGCCCCGCAGGGGCCCTCGTCACGGCCTGGCGCCTCATGGACTCGGACTTCTTCGAGAACCTCGTCGCCATCTACGAACCGGGGGCCCTGCCGCTTCTGGAGGCGGGTGTGCGCGACGGCCATTACAAGCTCGGCCGTCTCATCCCGGCCGAACAGCGTCACTGCCTGAGCTATACGGAGGAGGAAAGGCGATTCTTCTTCAACGTCAATTATCCCGACGACCTGCGGCTCCTGCGCGACACTCCGGGCCGCCCCTAG
- a CDS encoding formate dehydrogenase accessory protein FdhE: MLEARKAQELLVKKIAACRTRGFLPTELLDLVEKIYTRQLESRDQANVPAAAAMDVADALQQSQGAPLVERSRFPFDRDQAVALFHEFLGLLPSSIPALAEAAAIISKAVEDGRLDLDAAMQAHLNGDEAWFSGWAKETPSAPRTLPMLVQAAMTPSLERAALELAARTDLTKSWSHGHCPLCGSMPIMSDLREKEGFRYNICGFCHAEYHAVRLQCPFCLEKDVAKLEYYEAKEEPGVRINACKSCKMYIKQTDFRNLDRRTLPLMDDLESLALDIVARDKKYKRPTLSAWGF, translated from the coding sequence ATGCTCGAAGCCCGGAAAGCACAGGAATTGCTCGTCAAAAAGATCGCCGCCTGCAGGACCCGCGGATTTCTGCCCACGGAACTGCTCGACCTGGTCGAAAAAATCTATACGCGCCAGCTCGAATCCCGCGACCAGGCAAACGTGCCTGCCGCCGCAGCCATGGATGTCGCGGACGCCCTGCAGCAGTCCCAGGGAGCCCCCTTGGTGGAACGCAGCCGCTTCCCCTTCGACCGCGACCAGGCAGTGGCGCTCTTTCACGAATTTCTGGGGCTCCTCCCGTCGAGCATCCCCGCCCTGGCCGAGGCGGCCGCGATCATCTCCAAGGCCGTCGAGGACGGCAGGCTCGACCTCGACGCCGCCATGCAGGCCCACCTGAACGGCGACGAAGCATGGTTCTCCGGCTGGGCCAAGGAAACGCCTTCGGCTCCGCGCACCCTGCCCATGCTCGTTCAGGCGGCCATGACGCCCTCCCTGGAACGCGCCGCGCTGGAACTGGCCGCCAGGACCGACCTGACGAAATCATGGTCCCACGGCCACTGCCCCCTATGCGGAAGCATGCCCATCATGTCGGACCTGCGGGAAAAGGAAGGGTTCCGCTACAACATCTGCGGCTTCTGCCACGCCGAATACCACGCCGTACGCCTGCAGTGTCCGTTCTGCCTGGAAAAGGACGTGGCCAAGCTCGAATACTACGAGGCCAAGGAAGAGCCTGGCGTGCGCATTAACGCCTGCAAGAGTTGCAAAATGTACATCAAGCAGACGGATTTCCGGAATCTTGACCGCCGCACCCTGCCCCTCATGGACGATCTGGAATCACTGGCTCTGGATATCGTCGCCCGGGACAAGAAATACAAGCGCCCCACCCTCTCGGCCTGGGGGTTCTAG
- a CDS encoding winged helix-turn-helix domain-containing protein — protein sequence MTDSAVGETLTMRLHLWFERDEKIFLGIGRALLLEKIEEYGSLRQAATEMKMSYRAAWGKLKAAEESIGKPLVQKVKGKGQRYELTPVGRQLARQFMQLQQDVEAFAKTKAQELFGDNVQYYADAYPEHKLSSLKPE from the coding sequence ATGACCGATTCCGCAGTGGGCGAAACCCTGACCATGCGTCTGCATCTCTGGTTCGAGCGTGACGAGAAGATTTTCCTGGGCATCGGAAGGGCCCTGCTGCTGGAGAAGATCGAGGAGTACGGGTCCCTGCGGCAGGCCGCCACGGAGATGAAGATGTCCTACCGGGCGGCGTGGGGCAAGCTCAAGGCTGCCGAGGAGAGCATCGGCAAGCCCTTGGTGCAGAAGGTCAAGGGCAAGGGGCAACGCTACGAGCTGACCCCTGTCGGACGCCAGCTGGCCAGGCAGTTCATGCAGTTGCAGCAGGACGTCGAGGCCTTTGCCAAGACCAAGGCCCAGGAGCTTTTCGGGGACAACGTGCAGTATTACGCCGACGCCTACCCCGAACACAAGCTTTCGTCCCTCAAGCCGGAGTAG
- the glp gene encoding gephyrin-like molybdotransferase Glp → MDHGFFRVISPARFCELLSAFQAVGSEYVPLDDCLGRVLAADVPACENIPAVDRSCMDGYAVRAAETFGASEGNPGYLELMRSAAIDEVVSHPLGAGECMGIATGGTLPPGADAVIMVEHTQMLGETTVEIRKTATPGENVMLAGEDVAVGDVALPAGRRLRPQDVGLLAALGRTSLNVFRLPRCGIVSTGDELVPVDAAPRPGQVRDVNSHTLACLARQTGALARNHGLVPDVREALRRALAESLAENDAVFISGGSSIGTRDLTIEVLESFEDAEILAHGVSISPGKPTILARVGGKPVLGLPGQVTSAQVVMLVFGQPLLRHLGGESGAFDPAGRVMRRAVLGANLSSKPGREDYVRVRLEDRDGRLTAMPRLGKSGLLRTMLDADGLLRLDASLEGLTAGRDVDVWIF, encoded by the coding sequence ATGGATCACGGTTTCTTCCGGGTCATCAGCCCTGCCAGATTCTGCGAACTGCTGTCCGCCTTCCAGGCCGTCGGCAGCGAGTATGTCCCCCTGGACGACTGCCTGGGAAGGGTTCTGGCGGCCGACGTCCCGGCCTGTGAGAACATACCGGCCGTGGACCGCTCCTGCATGGACGGCTACGCCGTGCGCGCGGCCGAAACCTTCGGCGCCAGCGAAGGCAACCCCGGCTACCTGGAGCTGATGCGCAGCGCGGCCATCGACGAGGTCGTCAGCCATCCTCTGGGCGCGGGCGAGTGCATGGGTATCGCCACGGGCGGCACCCTGCCACCTGGCGCCGACGCCGTGATCATGGTCGAGCACACCCAGATGCTGGGGGAGACCACCGTCGAAATCCGCAAGACCGCGACTCCGGGCGAAAACGTCATGCTTGCCGGCGAGGACGTGGCAGTCGGCGACGTGGCCCTGCCCGCCGGTCGGCGGCTGCGCCCCCAGGACGTGGGCCTGCTGGCCGCCCTGGGCCGGACCTCCCTGAACGTCTTCCGCCTTCCGCGCTGCGGCATCGTCTCCACGGGCGACGAGCTGGTGCCCGTGGACGCCGCGCCGCGTCCCGGCCAGGTGCGCGACGTCAATTCCCACACCCTGGCCTGCCTGGCCCGCCAGACCGGGGCCCTGGCCCGCAACCACGGCCTGGTCCCGGACGTGCGCGAAGCCCTGCGGCGGGCCCTGGCCGAGAGCCTGGCCGAGAACGACGCGGTCTTCATCTCGGGCGGCAGCTCCATCGGCACCCGCGACCTGACCATCGAGGTCCTCGAATCCTTCGAGGACGCCGAAATCCTGGCCCACGGCGTGTCCATCAGCCCAGGCAAGCCGACCATCCTGGCCCGCGTCGGGGGCAAGCCTGTCCTGGGCCTGCCGGGACAGGTCACCTCGGCCCAAGTGGTCATGCTCGTCTTCGGCCAGCCCCTGCTGCGCCATCTGGGCGGCGAGTCGGGCGCCTTCGACCCGGCGGGCCGGGTCATGCGCCGGGCCGTGCTCGGGGCCAATCTGTCCTCCAAGCCCGGCCGGGAGGACTATGTCCGCGTCAGGCTGGAGGACCGCGACGGCCGCCTCACGGCCATGCCGCGTCTGGGCAAGTCGGGGCTGCTGCGCACCATGCTCGACGCCGACGGCCTGCTGCGTCTCGACGCGTCCCTGGAAGGCCTGACGGCCGGCCGGGACGTGGACGTCTGGATTTTCTAA
- a CDS encoding molybdopterin biosynthesis protein, with protein MKQRNIYLKTVPVAEAVALAMAALDRETLVRAEIVPSHQACGRVTAAPVYAVCSSPTFHSAAMDGYAVRAESTFTAREGRPVRLAKGSQCVAVNTGHPLPAGMDGVLMIEKVVREDDGAIEIETPVFPMQHVRRIGEDIVATELLLPQNRTLSPYDVGGLLSAGIWEVPVWERLRMDFIPTGDEVLDFTLRPSPKPGQVIESNSQVFAGLATAQGCLFTRVNPVPDNEEALTSAVLAAVDGPAHVVVVGAGSSAGSKDFSRSIIAGLGQVLVHGIDVMPGKPSILGVVKGKLVVGAPGYPVSAVVCFEELLIPLLSWLSRRTVPARPVVSAELSRKVPSKLGTEELVRLAIGRVGEKYVATPLGRGAGMLTTLIRAQGVTRIPTDSEGTEAGSQIRAELLVPEAELDQTLVVVGSHDNIVDVLGNELMGLSRPVRISSSHVGSMGGLTALKNRSALMAGTHLFDEGSGDFNFPFFRKYLPGLDVACVNLAIRHQGLIVAKGNPLGIGGVQDLARPDVRFINRQRGAGTRILLDYHLKQAGIDPRQVQGYDKEEFTHMAVAVNVLTGTASCGLGIYAAAKALGLDFVPLARERYDLAFLPELADWKTETVLELIRSEAFKARIAALGGYETTLTGRIMAPGLGLG; from the coding sequence ATGAAACAGCGAAACATCTATCTGAAAACGGTGCCGGTGGCCGAGGCCGTGGCCCTGGCCATGGCAGCCCTGGACCGGGAAACCCTTGTCCGGGCCGAGATCGTGCCCTCGCACCAGGCCTGCGGCCGGGTCACGGCGGCGCCCGTGTACGCCGTGTGTTCCTCCCCGACCTTTCACAGCGCGGCCATGGACGGGTACGCCGTGCGCGCCGAGTCCACTTTCACGGCCCGCGAAGGCCGCCCCGTGCGGCTGGCCAAGGGCAGCCAGTGCGTGGCTGTGAATACGGGCCATCCGCTGCCCGCGGGCATGGACGGGGTGCTCATGATCGAGAAGGTCGTGCGCGAGGACGACGGGGCCATCGAGATCGAGACCCCGGTCTTCCCCATGCAGCACGTGCGCCGCATCGGCGAGGACATCGTGGCCACGGAGCTGTTGCTGCCCCAGAACCGGACCCTCTCCCCCTACGACGTGGGGGGCCTGTTGAGCGCAGGCATCTGGGAGGTGCCGGTCTGGGAGAGGCTGCGCATGGATTTCATCCCAACGGGCGACGAGGTCCTCGACTTCACCCTGCGCCCGTCGCCGAAGCCCGGGCAGGTCATCGAGAGCAACTCCCAGGTCTTCGCCGGCCTGGCCACGGCCCAGGGCTGCCTGTTCACCCGCGTGAACCCGGTACCCGACAACGAGGAGGCCCTGACCTCGGCCGTCCTGGCCGCCGTGGACGGACCGGCCCACGTCGTTGTCGTGGGGGCGGGGTCTTCGGCCGGGTCCAAGGATTTTTCGCGCTCCATCATCGCCGGGCTGGGGCAGGTCCTGGTCCACGGCATCGACGTCATGCCCGGCAAGCCGTCCATCCTGGGCGTGGTTAAGGGCAAGCTCGTGGTCGGCGCGCCCGGCTACCCGGTCTCGGCCGTGGTCTGTTTCGAGGAGCTGCTCATTCCGCTCTTGTCCTGGCTGTCCCGCAGGACAGTGCCGGCGCGGCCCGTCGTGTCGGCGGAATTGTCCCGCAAGGTGCCCTCCAAGCTCGGCACCGAGGAACTGGTCCGTCTGGCCATCGGCCGGGTGGGGGAGAAGTACGTGGCCACGCCCCTGGGCCGCGGCGCGGGCATGCTGACCACGCTCATCCGCGCCCAGGGCGTGACGCGCATCCCTACGGATTCAGAAGGGACTGAGGCCGGGAGCCAGATCCGGGCAGAGCTTCTGGTGCCCGAGGCCGAGCTGGACCAGACCCTGGTCGTCGTCGGCAGCCATGACAACATCGTCGACGTCCTGGGCAACGAGCTCATGGGCCTGTCCAGGCCGGTGCGCATCTCCTCCAGCCACGTCGGCTCCATGGGCGGCCTGACGGCCCTGAAGAACCGCTCGGCCCTCATGGCCGGGACGCACCTTTTCGATGAAGGGAGCGGGGATTTCAATTTCCCCTTCTTTCGCAAGTACCTGCCGGGCCTGGACGTGGCGTGCGTCAACCTGGCCATCCGCCACCAGGGCCTCATCGTGGCCAAGGGCAACCCCCTGGGCATCGGGGGCGTGCAGGACCTGGCCCGGCCGGACGTGCGCTTCATCAACCGCCAGCGGGGGGCGGGCACGCGCATCCTCCTGGATTACCACCTGAAACAGGCCGGCATCGACCCGCGCCAAGTGCAGGGCTACGACAAGGAGGAGTTCACGCACATGGCCGTGGCCGTGAACGTCCTGACCGGCACGGCGTCCTGCGGCCTTGGCATCTACGCCGCAGCCAAGGCCCTGGGCCTGGATTTCGTGCCCCTGGCCCGTGAGCGCTACGATCTGGCCTTCCTGCCGGAACTTGCCGACTGGAAGACCGAGACGGTCCTGGAACTGATCCGCTCCGAGGCCTTCAAAGCCCGTATCGCGGCTCTGGGCGGGTACGAAACGACGCTTACGGGACGCATCATGGCGCCTGGCCTGGGTTTGGGCTAA